The Mucilaginibacter yixingensis genome window below encodes:
- a CDS encoding RagB/SusD family nutrient uptake outer membrane protein, whose amino-acid sequence MKNFKNILALTLVCVMACSCKKFLDLSPVSNANANNFYKTKADFEVAINSAYATLYTIYAPEEAASYGELRSDDATIGSVAGAQADKWAIRDYTVSASNTLIYQYWQEYYKSMFTINNILDQIQTAGLDPAYTARVQGEMMFLRGLYYYNMVQLWGGIPLVTKVVSADEAYKIMRSSEADTYKQIVADLKFAVANLPLANAVPAVGRASKGAAETVLGKVYLSLGDKTSATTVLMDVYNSNQYGLLTSYASLWGATVKNTKESVFEIQYLGGSASNPYSPYWTAFAPVTNGVITKYGGGINQVTDDLYNEYESGDPRRDASIELGYNDAKGNFVAIKFPKKWEDRTAPSSGTQELSNNNFMVLRYADVLLLLTEATGDPQYMNQVRGRAGVPAYGTAGYPSAKYGTLALALEHERRVELALEFHRWFDLKRTGRLVTVLSAKGKAINQNNQFFPIPQYVITQNSAITQNNGYN is encoded by the coding sequence ATGAAAAATTTTAAAAACATATTGGCTCTTACCCTGGTGTGTGTAATGGCCTGCAGCTGCAAAAAGTTTTTAGACCTTTCGCCTGTATCAAACGCTAACGCCAACAACTTTTATAAAACCAAGGCCGATTTTGAGGTGGCCATCAACTCTGCATACGCTACCTTATATACCATCTATGCACCAGAAGAAGCAGCTTCATACGGCGAACTTCGTTCTGATGATGCCACCATTGGTTCGGTAGCAGGTGCGCAGGCAGATAAATGGGCCATCAGAGATTATACCGTCAGCGCGTCTAACACGCTGATCTATCAGTACTGGCAGGAGTATTACAAGTCCATGTTTACTATTAATAACATCCTTGATCAGATCCAAACTGCCGGTCTTGACCCTGCTTACACCGCACGTGTACAAGGCGAAATGATGTTTCTTCGCGGTCTGTACTATTACAACATGGTACAGCTTTGGGGCGGTATCCCGCTGGTAACAAAGGTGGTTTCTGCGGATGAAGCTTACAAAATTATGCGTTCATCAGAAGCTGATACTTACAAACAGATTGTAGCAGACCTGAAGTTTGCCGTTGCTAACCTGCCGCTGGCTAATGCAGTGCCTGCTGTCGGTCGTGCTTCAAAAGGCGCTGCTGAGACGGTGTTGGGCAAAGTTTACCTGAGCCTGGGCGATAAAACATCAGCCACTACCGTGCTGATGGATGTTTACAACAGTAACCAATATGGCCTGTTGACAAGCTATGCATCATTGTGGGGCGCAACTGTAAAAAACACTAAAGAATCGGTTTTTGAAATTCAGTACCTGGGTGGCTCTGCCAGTAACCCATACAGCCCGTACTGGACAGCCTTTGCACCGGTTACCAACGGTGTAATTACCAAATATGGCGGCGGTATTAACCAGGTAACTGATGATCTGTATAACGAGTATGAAAGTGGCGACCCACGTCGCGATGCATCTATCGAACTGGGTTATAACGATGCCAAAGGAAACTTTGTGGCCATCAAATTCCCTAAAAAATGGGAAGATCGCACAGCGCCATCCAGCGGCACACAAGAGCTGAGCAATAACAACTTTATGGTACTACGCTACGCTGATGTACTGCTGCTGTTAACCGAAGCCACCGGCGATCCGCAATATATGAACCAGGTGCGTGGCCGTGCGGGTGTACCTGCTTATGGTACTGCTGGTTACCCTTCGGCAAAATATGGTACATTAGCTTTGGCGCTGGAGCATGAGCGTAGGGTAGAGCTGGCACTGGAGTTTCACCGTTGGTTTGACTTGAAGCGTACTGGTCGTTTAGTAACGGTACTTTCTGCCAAAGGAAAAGCCATCAATCAGAATAATCAGTTTTTCCCTATCCCGCAATATGTAATTACACAGAACAGCGCTATTACGCAAAACAACGGATATAATTAA
- a CDS encoding trehalase family glycosidase, translated as MMKWLLAAALAASAGAASGQIPDSLGGYAKQIRQHIYADYKGMFRPAGGALHYPYITPGSSAYANDLWDWDSWLSNIALRQILADTGTEKDSKEAEQYEQGCVLNFLDYTHFDGYMPILVAKKSDPAKMRPADIYHTNMHKPVIAQHAAFLTRVNGGNAEWLREKFALMQAFINNYESHHRNKATGLYYWQDDLAIGVDNDPATFFRPNGSSASIFLNCLMYKELQAMVYLAQRLNLTDIAIEYQHNADDLKEAIQKNCWDEKDGCFYSVDLNLRPITNQPTIIFGQSMILHSGMPRTYDGLIQRIGSWPGFLALWAGVATPEQAKRIVNENLLDKRTFNAAYGVRTLSKLEKMYSVRASNNPSNWQGPIWGISNYLVFRGLVKYGFNTEARDLAGKTIALFGKDYQQNGALHEYYEPDTGQPILNKGFQNWNYLVLNMIDWMEKGKQVEEF; from the coding sequence ATGATGAAATGGTTATTAGCGGCTGCACTGGCGGCGAGCGCTGGTGCAGCATCAGGCCAAATTCCAGATAGTTTGGGTGGCTACGCAAAACAGATCAGACAACATATTTATGCCGACTACAAAGGCATGTTCAGGCCCGCTGGCGGGGCGCTGCATTACCCGTACATTACACCGGGAAGCAGCGCCTATGCCAACGACCTGTGGGACTGGGACTCATGGCTAAGCAACATAGCCCTGCGCCAGATCCTGGCCGATACCGGCACCGAAAAAGACAGCAAAGAAGCCGAGCAATATGAGCAAGGCTGTGTTCTCAATTTCTTAGACTATACCCATTTTGATGGTTATATGCCTATCCTGGTGGCCAAAAAATCAGACCCGGCCAAAATGCGTCCGGCTGATATTTACCACACCAATATGCACAAGCCGGTTATTGCGCAGCATGCGGCCTTTTTAACCCGTGTTAATGGCGGCAATGCCGAGTGGCTGCGCGAAAAGTTTGCCCTGATGCAGGCCTTTATCAATAACTACGAGAGCCATCATCGCAACAAGGCAACAGGGTTGTACTACTGGCAGGATGATTTGGCGATAGGGGTAGACAATGATCCGGCGACGTTCTTCCGTCCAAATGGTAGTTCAGCTTCTATCTTCCTGAATTGCCTGATGTATAAAGAGCTGCAGGCCATGGTTTACCTGGCGCAAAGATTGAACCTGACAGACATTGCCATCGAGTACCAGCATAATGCCGATGACCTTAAAGAGGCTATCCAAAAGAATTGCTGGGATGAAAAAGATGGTTGTTTCTACTCTGTCGATCTGAATTTGAGGCCGATTACCAATCAGCCTACCATCATCTTCGGCCAAAGCATGATACTGCACAGCGGAATGCCCCGCACTTATGACGGCCTGATTCAGCGTATTGGTAGCTGGCCGGGCTTTCTGGCCTTGTGGGCCGGTGTGGCTACGCCAGAGCAGGCTAAACGCATTGTAAATGAAAACCTGCTGGATAAACGCACTTTTAATGCCGCTTACGGAGTACGCACCCTCTCTAAGCTGGAAAAAATGTACAGCGTTCGTGCCAGCAATAACCCATCTAACTGGCAGGGGCCAATTTGGGGCATCTCCAATTATCTGGTCTTCCGCGGACTGGTTAAATATGGTTTCAATACCGAAGCCCGCGATCTGGCTGGCAAAACCATCGCCCTGTTTGGTAAAGATTACCAGCAAAACGGCGCCCTGCATGAGTATTATGAGCCTGATACTGGTCAGCCTATCCTTAATAAAGGGTTCCAAAACTGGAATTACCTGGTATTAAATATGATTGACTGGATGGAGAAGGGCAAACAGGTAGAAGAATTTTAA